A single window of Archangium gephyra DNA harbors:
- a CDS encoding response regulator: MTEPRPSTPTPILVVDDDPDIREALRDILDDAGYSVVLAFHGQMALELLGTMGRPCLVLLDWMMPVMDGAQFLHLLRENPLYDTVKVILCTASGRDVPPGAQGLLRKPFELEELLAVVSDSCD, from the coding sequence ATGACCGAGCCCCGTCCCTCCACTCCCACTCCCATCCTGGTGGTCGACGACGACCCGGACATCCGCGAGGCCCTTCGCGACATCCTCGACGATGCGGGCTACAGCGTCGTCCTCGCCTTCCACGGCCAGATGGCGCTGGAGCTGCTGGGGACGATGGGCCGGCCGTGCCTCGTCCTGCTGGACTGGATGATGCCCGTGATGGATGGCGCCCAGTTCCTCCACCTGCTGCGCGAGAACCCGCTCTACGACACGGTGAAGGTCATCCTCTGCACCGCGAGCGGGCGGGATGTGCCTCCCGGTGCGCAGGGGCTCTTGCGCAAACCCTTCGAGCTGGAAGAGCTGCTGGCCGTCGTGTCCGATTCCTGCGACTGA
- the wecB gene encoding non-hydrolyzing UDP-N-acetylglucosamine 2-epimerase: MKKVLHIVGARPNFMKVAPIHRAISERGALEQKLVHTGQHYDVKMSDVFFTDLGMPTPDIHLGIGSGSHAEQTAKVMLELEKVFASEKPGLVSVVGDVNSTLAAALVAVKMHIPIAHVEAGLRSFDSAMPEEINRVLTDRISDLLLTPSADADANLIREGLEPERIRLVGNVMIDSLLAAREKALRLSTLEDMGLVARGYAVCTLHRASNVDDAQVLTGLLSALGHVASRLPVVFPVHPRTRKRIAELGLDASLARTPGLRLVEPMGYLEFLALTSQARLVFTDSGGLQEETTVLGIPCLTVRENTERPITVDIGTNLVVGTNPARIRQAADRILDGHEKKGRVPDLWDGRTGERIARMYEEFLGVGKAPRRAAGNRIVPSAPTAEHHPV; this comes from the coding sequence ATGAAGAAGGTCCTCCATATCGTCGGCGCTCGTCCCAACTTCATGAAGGTGGCTCCCATCCATCGGGCCATCTCCGAGCGCGGCGCACTCGAACAGAAGCTGGTGCACACCGGGCAGCACTACGACGTGAAGATGAGTGACGTCTTCTTCACCGACCTGGGCATGCCCACCCCGGACATCCACCTCGGCATCGGCTCGGGCAGCCACGCGGAGCAGACGGCCAAGGTCATGCTCGAGCTGGAGAAGGTCTTCGCCAGCGAGAAGCCCGGCCTCGTCTCGGTGGTGGGTGACGTCAACAGCACCCTGGCCGCCGCGCTCGTGGCGGTGAAGATGCACATCCCCATCGCCCACGTGGAGGCGGGGCTGCGCAGCTTCGACTCCGCCATGCCCGAGGAGATCAACCGCGTCCTCACCGACCGCATCTCCGACCTGCTGCTGACGCCCTCGGCCGACGCCGACGCCAACCTCATCCGCGAGGGCCTGGAGCCCGAGCGCATCCGGTTGGTGGGCAACGTGATGATCGACTCGCTGCTGGCGGCCCGGGAGAAGGCCCTGCGGCTGTCCACGCTCGAGGACATGGGGCTCGTCGCGCGCGGCTACGCCGTGTGCACCCTGCACCGCGCCTCCAACGTGGATGACGCCCAGGTGCTCACCGGACTGCTCTCCGCGCTGGGCCATGTGGCCAGCCGCCTGCCCGTGGTGTTCCCCGTCCACCCGCGCACCCGCAAGCGCATCGCGGAGCTGGGCCTGGACGCCTCGCTGGCTCGCACCCCGGGCCTGCGCCTGGTGGAGCCCATGGGCTACCTGGAGTTCCTCGCGCTCACCTCCCAGGCCCGGCTCGTCTTCACCGACTCCGGCGGCCTCCAGGAGGAGACCACCGTGCTCGGCATTCCCTGCCTCACCGTGCGCGAGAACACCGAGCGCCCCATCACCGTGGACATCGGCACCAACCTCGTGGTGGGCACCAACCCGGCCCGCATCCGGCAGGCCGCGGACCGCATCCTCGATGGTCACGAGAAGAAGGGCCGCGTCCCGGACCTCTGGGATGGGCGCACCGGCGAGCGCATCGCCCGCATGTACGAGGAGTTCCTCGGGGTGGGCAAGGCGCCGCGGCGCGCGGCCGGCAACCGCATCGTCCCCTCCGCGCCGACGGCGGAACACCACCCCGTCTGA
- a CDS encoding TIGR02265 family protein has product MKDPSALPHSPPHGSEEELRGLLSALPEKAAVRGMLFNAVLEVVRQRGGEAAVQRCLAALGERQFLDFFSYPSGKYLEVLYAAARLGSGEKEDFETALRQLGQQAAENFLVSAAGRTLLVLVQGDPHRLLNKLPWAILVGVSGVEVDVKPTGPWSGVLTVKGDFSPRPFVEGGFLATFEAAKVKGTKVRSWQAEPGVNAYELSWT; this is encoded by the coding sequence ATGAAGGACCCGAGCGCCCTGCCCCACTCGCCGCCGCACGGCTCCGAGGAGGAGTTGCGCGGTTTGCTGTCCGCGCTGCCGGAGAAGGCCGCCGTGCGGGGGATGCTCTTCAACGCCGTGCTGGAGGTGGTGCGGCAGCGGGGAGGCGAAGCGGCGGTGCAGCGGTGCCTGGCGGCGCTCGGGGAGAGGCAGTTCCTGGACTTCTTCAGCTATCCCTCCGGCAAGTACCTCGAGGTGCTCTACGCGGCGGCCCGGCTGGGCAGCGGGGAGAAGGAGGACTTCGAGACGGCGCTGCGGCAATTGGGACAGCAGGCGGCGGAGAACTTCCTGGTGTCGGCGGCGGGCAGGACGCTGCTGGTGTTGGTGCAGGGAGATCCGCACCGGCTGCTCAACAAGCTGCCGTGGGCCATCCTGGTGGGAGTGAGTGGCGTGGAGGTCGACGTGAAGCCGACGGGGCCCTGGAGCGGCGTGCTCACCGTGAAGGGAGACTTCAGTCCGCGTCCGTTCGTCGAGGGCGGCTTCCTGGCGACGTTCGAGGCCGCGAAGGTGAAGGGCACGAAGGTGCGCTCGTGGCAGGCGGAGCCGGGCGTCAACGCGTACGAGCTCTCCTGGACGTAG
- a CDS encoding serine/threonine-protein kinase has product MSEAVEGRVPAERRWERKWPRRAEREWEEAGPPPLGTEVDGYRLERRLGEGGQGTVYRARRGGRSYALKFLPLDSPDWAWRELEVRLRLRRVGGLSVESHGLWPHEAPRFLYLVTPYVQGQPLYAWARTKNPTAREVAWMVRWVARQLAQVHAAGVVHRDIKGSNVLVGKKDGRPVLVDFGVGTYVGAPEITSPLGLPGTRHYRSPEALRFRRERAGEHSPARATDDLWALGVVLYWLLTGSYPFDTEVADEGTLADLILKHAPPPPHELNPRVPRALSELCLRMLEKPLEARLPEAGAVERALEAVLAHADAAWDVPLCEQWGPEDATTPQQAWLDWGDMRDKARRLLEYARRFPRRGRPEPLAEASTLPCSPEEPPPGAVGDTKAEELSSPSRARRVSWRWLAWGGAACVLGLMGLLWLWPAPTSEVMSGDSMRQVTETGQEVAGGAGPPEGGGGAAPEKAATPAPVAPATPRKDGTRVRTPQQTSNPQHEQPRKQDALPGATARTCVLVWAAGQLACASPEPQLRPTTPAPSVPPPAECPAGSVETMTQVLGFQGFGGKHGTNFLIDGKTLINQFITVRPGQEVTLESWAGLRRLPVRTVYVGQLIFGEGRVYGRFTQARTPDGQTYSVCFDLYDAARDFQRGVKMEPGSRPDAAIIVSSVKISPVARFE; this is encoded by the coding sequence ATGAGCGAAGCCGTGGAGGGGCGGGTTCCAGCGGAGCGGCGGTGGGAGCGGAAGTGGCCGCGTCGGGCCGAGCGCGAGTGGGAGGAGGCGGGGCCACCCCCGCTCGGGACGGAGGTGGACGGCTACCGGCTGGAGCGGCGGCTGGGAGAGGGGGGCCAGGGCACGGTGTACCGGGCCCGCCGTGGAGGGCGCTCGTATGCCCTCAAGTTCCTGCCGCTGGACTCTCCGGATTGGGCGTGGCGGGAGCTGGAGGTGCGGCTGAGGCTGCGGCGCGTGGGCGGCCTGTCGGTGGAGAGCCACGGGTTGTGGCCGCACGAGGCGCCGCGCTTCCTCTACCTCGTCACCCCGTACGTGCAGGGGCAGCCGCTGTACGCCTGGGCCCGGACGAAGAATCCCACCGCGCGGGAGGTGGCGTGGATGGTGCGGTGGGTGGCGCGGCAGCTCGCGCAGGTGCACGCGGCCGGTGTGGTGCACCGGGACATCAAGGGCAGCAACGTGCTGGTGGGCAAGAAGGACGGGCGGCCGGTGCTGGTGGACTTCGGGGTGGGCACGTACGTGGGGGCGCCGGAAATCACCAGCCCCCTGGGGCTGCCGGGCACCCGGCACTACCGCAGCCCCGAGGCCCTGCGTTTCCGGCGCGAGCGGGCGGGTGAGCACTCCCCGGCGAGGGCCACGGATGACCTGTGGGCGTTGGGCGTCGTCCTCTACTGGCTGCTCACGGGCAGCTACCCCTTCGACACGGAAGTGGCGGACGAGGGCACGCTGGCGGACCTCATCCTGAAGCACGCGCCCCCGCCGCCGCACGAACTCAACCCGCGCGTGCCACGGGCGCTGAGTGAGCTGTGCCTGCGCATGCTGGAGAAGCCACTCGAGGCGCGCCTGCCGGAGGCCGGGGCCGTGGAGCGGGCGCTGGAGGCCGTGCTGGCGCACGCGGATGCCGCCTGGGACGTGCCGTTGTGCGAGCAGTGGGGTCCGGAGGATGCCACCACGCCTCAACAGGCGTGGCTGGACTGGGGAGACATGCGGGACAAGGCGCGGCGGCTGCTGGAGTACGCGCGGCGCTTCCCCCGGCGGGGCCGGCCCGAGCCCCTCGCGGAGGCGTCCACGCTTCCGTGCTCGCCGGAGGAGCCACCGCCCGGAGCGGTGGGGGACACGAAGGCGGAGGAACTCTCGTCACCGTCGCGAGCACGGCGCGTGTCCTGGCGCTGGCTCGCCTGGGGTGGGGCCGCGTGTGTGTTGGGATTGATGGGATTGCTCTGGCTTTGGCCGGCTCCCACTTCGGAGGTGATGTCCGGCGACAGCATGCGACAGGTGACGGAAACCGGCCAGGAAGTGGCGGGCGGGGCCGGGCCGCCGGAAGGTGGGGGAGGCGCGGCGCCCGAGAAGGCGGCAACCCCCGCGCCCGTCGCCCCGGCGACGCCTCGGAAGGATGGCACGCGCGTGAGGACTCCCCAGCAGACCTCCAACCCCCAGCACGAACAGCCGCGCAAGCAGGACGCGCTGCCCGGCGCCACGGCGAGGACATGCGTCCTGGTGTGGGCCGCGGGCCAGCTCGCCTGCGCCAGCCCCGAGCCCCAGCTGCGCCCCACGACGCCCGCCCCGAGCGTGCCTCCGCCCGCCGAGTGCCCCGCCGGCTCCGTGGAGACGATGACGCAGGTGCTGGGGTTCCAGGGCTTCGGTGGGAAGCATGGCACCAACTTCCTCATCGACGGAAAGACACTCATCAATCAATTCATCACCGTGCGCCCGGGCCAGGAGGTCACGCTGGAGTCTTGGGCAGGGCTTCGGCGGCTTCCCGTCAGGACCGTGTATGTCGGACAGCTCATCTTCGGGGAGGGGCGCGTCTATGGGCGCTTCACCCAGGCGCGTACCCCCGATGGACAGACGTACTCCGTCTGCTTCGATCTCTACGACGCCGCGAGAGACTTCCAGCGCGGTGTGAAGATGGAGCCCGGGAGCCGGCCGGACGCCGCGATCATTGTCTCCTCGGTGAAAATCAGTCCGGTGGCGCGCTTCGAATAA
- a CDS encoding helix-turn-helix domain-containing protein: MSSFPVPMQCIRSLAMWLRATRVKAGLTQHQVAEACDLYTGVYGRIERAGMMPTVPSLQRICLVLKLDYQSLVDRVTRGEEPLEH, encoded by the coding sequence ATGTCTTCGTTTCCCGTTCCCATGCAATGCATCCGGAGCCTCGCGATGTGGCTGCGCGCCACCCGGGTCAAAGCGGGGCTCACCCAGCATCAAGTGGCCGAGGCTTGTGACCTCTACACGGGGGTGTACGGCCGGATAGAGCGCGCGGGGATGATGCCCACCGTGCCGTCGCTCCAGCGGATATGTCTGGTGTTGAAGTTGGATTACCAGTCCCTGGTGGACAGGGTGACGCGCGGGGAAGAGCCCCTGGAGCACTGA
- the kdsB gene encoding 3-deoxy-manno-octulosonate cytidylyltransferase — MSSPRTFAVIPARYASTRFPGKPLALIAGRPMIEHVWRRCQEARAFDEVVVATDDVRIQETVRGFGGTVVMTSPECATGTDRVAEVARAHLDVDVWVNVQGDEPLVDPVSLRVLAGLFVHPEVEMGTLVRPLEAAEADSPHVVKAVLALNGDALYFSRATVPFLREPGEAGAVRRWAHLGLYGYRRETLLRLAELSATPLEQAEKLEQLRALEHGIRIRCGKVTGRSVAVDVPEDVARVEAVMRGS; from the coding sequence ATGTCCTCGCCCCGTACCTTCGCCGTCATCCCCGCCCGCTATGCCAGCACGCGCTTTCCCGGCAAGCCGCTGGCCCTCATCGCCGGCCGGCCGATGATTGAACACGTCTGGCGGCGCTGCCAGGAGGCCCGGGCCTTCGACGAGGTGGTGGTGGCCACTGACGATGTGCGCATCCAGGAGACGGTGCGGGGCTTCGGGGGCACGGTGGTGATGACGTCGCCGGAGTGCGCCACGGGGACGGACCGGGTGGCCGAGGTGGCGCGGGCGCACCTGGACGTGGACGTCTGGGTGAACGTGCAGGGCGACGAGCCGCTGGTGGACCCGGTTTCACTGAGGGTACTGGCGGGCCTCTTCGTGCACCCGGAGGTGGAGATGGGCACGCTGGTGCGCCCGCTGGAGGCGGCCGAGGCGGACAGCCCGCACGTGGTGAAGGCGGTGCTGGCGCTCAACGGGGACGCGCTCTACTTCAGCCGCGCCACCGTGCCCTTCCTCCGCGAGCCGGGCGAGGCGGGGGCGGTGCGGCGCTGGGCGCACCTGGGGCTGTACGGCTACCGGCGCGAGACGCTGTTGCGGCTGGCGGAGCTGAGCGCCACCCCGCTGGAGCAGGCGGAGAAGTTGGAGCAGCTACGAGCGCTGGAGCACGGCATCCGCATCCGGTGCGGGAAGGTGACGGGGCGCTCGGTGGCGGTGGACGTGCCCGAGGATGTGGCCCGGGTGGAGGCGGTGATGCGGGGGAGCTGA
- a CDS encoding DUF2381 family protein yields MPIASPIAPLLLLLSSSAPVLAQSQTSPWDMSGAPRFTVTADTAGETREVPISPNRTLAFVFDTPVQKGGVGVEEREGFRQVALSEDGLMLNLLPSDALKPGRRLRLTVRFADGATPTSLDFTLVVSPRADPQVEVYRELRPCDSYRQQAEEAEARARHYQTLLARERSEHGAPRGLMGLLALKQMDVEGIRSKPITVEVTPRPGEAFSVQDAVSYRATGGADDAKVTRLAVALILRNQESTPWMPTHAQLVGDGVRWEVEVWLPQPLSPGETGRVLLEVERPGLAGSGPYLLKLWEEGTTRAVTLSGVTFP; encoded by the coding sequence ATGCCCATTGCATCTCCCATCGCCCCCCTGCTGCTCCTTCTGTCCTCGAGTGCTCCCGTCCTCGCACAGTCCCAGACCTCACCCTGGGACATGTCGGGCGCGCCCCGCTTCACGGTGACGGCGGACACGGCGGGCGAGACCCGGGAGGTGCCCATCAGTCCGAATCGCACCCTGGCGTTCGTCTTCGATACGCCCGTCCAGAAGGGAGGCGTCGGGGTGGAGGAGCGTGAGGGCTTCCGTCAGGTGGCGTTGTCGGAGGACGGACTCATGCTCAACCTGCTGCCTTCCGACGCGCTGAAGCCGGGCAGGCGCCTGAGGCTGACGGTGCGTTTCGCCGATGGGGCCACGCCCACGAGCCTGGACTTCACGCTGGTGGTGTCCCCCCGGGCCGACCCTCAGGTGGAGGTCTACCGCGAGCTGCGCCCGTGCGACTCGTACCGGCAACAGGCCGAGGAGGCGGAGGCGAGGGCGCGGCATTACCAGACACTGCTGGCCCGGGAGCGCTCGGAGCACGGGGCGCCCCGAGGGCTCATGGGGCTGCTCGCCTTGAAGCAGATGGATGTCGAGGGCATCCGCTCCAAGCCCATCACCGTGGAGGTCACCCCGCGCCCCGGAGAGGCCTTCTCCGTCCAGGATGCGGTGAGCTACCGCGCCACGGGCGGAGCGGACGATGCCAAGGTGACGCGGCTGGCGGTGGCGCTGATTCTGCGGAACCAGGAGTCCACGCCATGGATGCCCACGCACGCGCAGCTCGTGGGCGACGGCGTGCGGTGGGAGGTGGAGGTGTGGCTGCCGCAGCCCCTGTCTCCCGGCGAGACGGGACGCGTGCTGCTGGAGGTGGAGCGGCCCGGACTCGCGGGCTCGGGGCCCTACCTGCTCAAGCTGTGGGAGGAGGGGACGACTCGCGCGGTCACCCTCTCGGGCGTGACTTTTCCGTGA
- a CDS encoding RluA family pseudouridine synthase, giving the protein MRAQSEPISTPSGEAPEGYVDIPFVVEPNYAGWRLDRYLSEKLRRLTRERLHGIIQRGVLHEGRRLKPSTPVYPGLCFRLRRPVSAEPETPTELPAVFQDDWLLVLDKPAGLPIHPTARYHKGTLVSLLRERFGETFAEPAHRLDRETSGLVVCGRTTESCRVLGRLFVSRDVHKEYLAVCEGHPPEDTFHVDAPIAEGTALIRIAVRIDAVEGKESRTRFQVLQRFTREGQPFSLLRCYPETGRQHQIRIHLREAGFPLVGDKMYGPDPGYFDRFSRHCLEPEAWARLRLPRHALHAARISFPHPGSGLAVTFDSPLPGDLQDFIAGKPVTAAPPSGTDTDAA; this is encoded by the coding sequence ATGAGAGCGCAGAGCGAGCCCATCTCCACCCCGTCTGGCGAGGCCCCCGAGGGCTACGTGGACATCCCATTCGTCGTCGAGCCGAACTATGCCGGCTGGCGGCTCGACCGCTACCTCTCCGAGAAGCTCCGCCGCCTGACGCGCGAGCGCCTCCACGGCATCATCCAGCGCGGCGTCCTCCACGAGGGCCGCCGCCTCAAGCCCTCCACCCCCGTCTACCCGGGCCTCTGCTTCCGCCTCCGCCGGCCCGTCAGCGCCGAGCCCGAGACGCCCACCGAACTGCCCGCCGTCTTCCAGGACGACTGGCTGCTCGTGCTCGACAAACCCGCGGGCCTCCCCATCCACCCCACCGCGCGCTACCACAAGGGCACCCTCGTCTCCCTGCTGCGCGAGCGCTTCGGCGAGACCTTCGCCGAGCCCGCCCACCGGCTCGACCGGGAGACGAGCGGACTCGTCGTCTGCGGGCGCACCACCGAGTCCTGCCGCGTCCTCGGCCGCCTCTTCGTCTCCCGCGACGTGCACAAGGAGTACCTCGCCGTGTGCGAGGGCCACCCGCCCGAGGACACCTTCCACGTGGACGCGCCCATCGCCGAGGGCACCGCGCTCATCCGCATCGCTGTGCGCATCGACGCCGTGGAGGGCAAGGAGAGCCGCACCCGCTTCCAGGTGCTCCAGCGCTTCACCCGCGAGGGCCAGCCCTTCTCCCTGCTGCGCTGCTACCCGGAGACGGGGCGCCAGCACCAGATTCGCATCCACCTGCGCGAGGCGGGCTTCCCCCTCGTGGGCGACAAGATGTACGGCCCGGACCCCGGCTACTTCGACCGCTTCAGCCGGCACTGTCTGGAGCCCGAGGCCTGGGCCCGCCTGCGCCTGCCGCGCCACGCCCTGCACGCCGCGCGCATCTCCTTCCCCCACCCGGGGAGCGGACTGGCCGTCACCTTCGACTCGCCCCTGCCCGGGGACCTGCAGGACTTCATCGCCGGCAAGCCCGTCACCGCGGCGCCCCCGTCCGGCACCGACACGGACGCGGCATGA
- a CDS encoding ATP-binding protein gives MNRASEPPADSSTMDALLPASLLDVITEGVTVFDADGRFTYLNTVAERVLGASREQLLGRRVGEVYPDFRETPLGSAAQRSLTERVPITVEAFYGPQGVWLEASMVPHGRHLVVLLRDVTARRQAEQAQEKSASRLSLLQEMTAKLSAAVSTEEVGAVLVRGAKEATGAELGWVGLVEPEGRALRMVACEGVPVELKLQYARLPLDAQLPLTQAFVTGESEWLGSLADFEARYPHLVEFVRASPSQAGAYVPMRAKDTSLGAITLAFAKPRTFDEADRGFMMALAHQGALAFDRARLFDREQAARAEAESHVKEQVRARQELEAVASRQRFLSEASTLLASSLDYSTTMESLARLVVPRLADLCAVDMLTAEDRVEHLALAHAHPERLDLAREIIRRNPIDLRAERGAGRVLRTGQPEWVADVSDEQLATLARASPVLSMLRELGIRSFLCVPLVARGRVLGCLSLLQTTSQRHYAEADLRLAEELAHRAALSVDNARLYREAQEAIRLRDEFLSIASHELKTPLTSLRLQLSLLERLMGAEVLARLGGKLEGAHRQVDRLASLVTTLLDVSRIATGRISLELSEVDFTLAVREALERLREVFAQAGCTVTLQAWGPVVGRWDALRLDQVIVNLLTNAAKYGQGRPITVRVEADRELARLTVRDEGIGIAAEALPRLFGRFERAVSVRHYGGLGLGLYISRQIIEALGGRVSVDSRPGEGATFTVELPRGGPRP, from the coding sequence ATGAACAGGGCGAGCGAGCCTCCCGCCGATTCCAGCACGATGGACGCCTTGCTCCCCGCGTCCCTCCTGGACGTCATCACCGAGGGCGTGACCGTCTTCGACGCGGACGGGCGCTTCACCTACCTCAACACCGTGGCGGAGCGGGTGCTCGGGGCCTCGCGCGAGCAGCTGCTCGGACGGCGCGTGGGCGAGGTGTATCCCGACTTCCGCGAGACGCCCCTGGGCTCGGCCGCCCAGCGCTCCCTGACGGAGCGTGTCCCCATCACCGTCGAGGCCTTCTATGGCCCGCAGGGCGTCTGGCTCGAGGCGAGCATGGTGCCGCATGGCCGCCACCTGGTGGTGCTGCTCCGGGACGTGACGGCACGCCGTCAGGCGGAGCAGGCCCAGGAGAAGAGCGCCAGCCGGCTGTCGCTGTTGCAGGAGATGACGGCGAAGCTGTCCGCGGCCGTCTCCACCGAGGAGGTGGGCGCCGTCCTCGTGCGCGGCGCCAAGGAGGCGACGGGGGCCGAGCTGGGCTGGGTGGGCCTGGTGGAGCCCGAGGGGCGGGCGCTGCGGATGGTGGCCTGTGAGGGCGTCCCCGTCGAGCTGAAGCTCCAGTACGCCCGGCTCCCGCTCGATGCGCAGCTGCCCCTCACCCAGGCCTTCGTCACCGGGGAGTCCGAGTGGCTGGGCTCGCTCGCGGACTTCGAGGCCCGCTATCCCCACCTGGTGGAGTTCGTGCGGGCCTCTCCCAGCCAGGCGGGTGCCTATGTGCCCATGCGCGCCAAGGACACGTCCCTGGGTGCCATCACGCTCGCCTTCGCGAAGCCCCGCACCTTCGACGAGGCGGACCGCGGCTTCATGATGGCCCTGGCGCACCAGGGCGCGCTCGCGTTCGACCGGGCCCGGCTCTTCGATCGGGAGCAGGCCGCGCGCGCCGAGGCCGAGTCCCATGTGAAGGAGCAGGTGCGCGCGCGCCAGGAACTGGAAGCCGTGGCGTCGCGGCAGCGCTTCCTCTCCGAGGCCAGCACGCTGCTGGCCAGCTCGCTCGACTACTCCACCACGATGGAGAGCCTGGCGCGGCTGGTGGTGCCCAGACTCGCGGACCTGTGTGCGGTGGACATGCTCACCGCCGAGGATCGCGTGGAACATCTGGCGCTGGCTCATGCGCACCCCGAGCGGTTGGACCTGGCACGGGAGATCATCCGCCGCAATCCCATCGACCTGAGGGCCGAGCGCGGAGCGGGCAGGGTGCTGCGCACGGGCCAGCCGGAGTGGGTAGCGGACGTCTCCGACGAGCAGCTCGCCACCCTCGCCCGGGCTTCCCCGGTGCTGTCGATGCTGCGGGAGCTCGGCATCCGCTCGTTCCTCTGCGTGCCACTGGTGGCCCGTGGACGGGTGCTCGGCTGTCTCTCCCTGCTGCAGACCACGAGCCAACGGCACTACGCCGAGGCGGACCTGCGGCTGGCCGAGGAGCTGGCGCACCGGGCCGCCCTCAGCGTGGACAACGCGCGCCTGTACCGCGAGGCCCAGGAGGCCATCCGCCTGCGCGACGAGTTCCTCTCCATCGCCAGCCACGAGCTGAAGACGCCCCTCACCTCGCTGCGGTTGCAGCTCTCCCTGCTCGAGCGGCTCATGGGCGCGGAGGTGCTGGCGCGGCTCGGCGGCAAGCTGGAGGGGGCGCACCGCCAGGTGGACCGGCTCGCCAGCCTCGTCACCACGCTGCTGGACGTGAGCCGCATCGCCACCGGGCGCATCAGCCTGGAGCTGTCCGAGGTGGACTTCACCCTCGCGGTGCGCGAGGCCCTGGAGCGGTTGCGCGAGGTGTTCGCCCAGGCCGGCTGCACCGTGACGCTCCAGGCGTGGGGGCCGGTGGTGGGGCGGTGGGACGCGCTCCGGTTGGATCAGGTCATCGTCAACCTGCTCACCAACGCGGCCAAGTACGGGCAGGGCCGGCCCATCACCGTCCGCGTGGAGGCGGACCGCGAGCTGGCCCGGCTCACCGTGCGGGACGAGGGCATCGGCATCGCCGCCGAGGCCCTGCCCCGGCTCTTCGGGCGCTTCGAGCGCGCGGTGAGCGTCCGGCACTACGGCGGCCTGGGGCTGGGGCTCTACATCAGCCGGCAGATCATCGAGGCGCTCGGCGGACGGGTGAGCGTGGACAGCCGCCCGGGCGAGGGCGCCACCTTCACCGTGGAGCTGCCTCGCGGAGGCCCCCGCCCCTGA